The Longimicrobium sp. nucleotide sequence ACCCGGCCATGTGCAGGATCTTCGGATACCCGGCGCACCAGATGGTGGGCAAGCCGCTCACCGTGCTGATGCCGCACCGCCTGCGTGCGGGCCACATGGGCGGCACCCGGCGCTACATGATGACGGGCGAGCGGAGCATCCCGTGGCGCGGCGTGCAGGTGCCCGCGCTGCGCCGCGACGGCAGCGAGTTCCCCGTGGAGATCAACTTCGGCGAGTACCGCCGCGACGGGCAGCGGTTCTTCGCCGGCTTCATGACCGACATCACCGAGCGCGTGCGCGACCAGGAGGCGCTGCAGTTCCAGACCACGCTGCTGCAGGCGCAGAGCAACGTGGCCATCGACGGAATCCTGGTTTCGCACCAGGGCCGCGTGCTGAACATGAACCGGCGCTACGCCGAGATCTTCAACGTTCCCGAGGAACTGCGCGCGCCGGAGCGGTGCGTGGAGATGTTCGCGTGGGCCGTGCGCCAGGCCGCCGACCCCGACGGGTACCGCCGGACGATCGAAGGGCTGCGCGAAGACTTCCAGACTGTGCACCGCGACGAGGTGCTGCTGGCCGACGGGCGCGTGCTGGACCGCTATTCGGCGCCGCTGGCGAGCGAGGCGGGCGAGGTGTACGGGCGCATCTGGATGGTGCGCGACATTACCGAGCGCAAGCAGTTCGAGGTGAAGCTCAAGGAGGCCAAGGAAGCGGCCGAGGCGGCCAACGAGGCCAAGAGCGAGTTCCTGTCGCGCATGAGCCACGAGCTGCGCACCCCCATGAACAGCATCCTGGGGTTCGGGCAGCTGCTTCAGCGCAGCCCGCTGCCGGCCGACCAGGCGCGCAGCGTCGAGCACATCCTCAAGGCCGGCCGGCACCTGCTGAACCTGATCAACGAGGTGCTGGAGATCGCCCGCATCGAGGCCAACCAGCAGCAGCTGTCGCTGGAGCCCGTGCACGCCGCCACCCTGCTGAACGAGGCGCTCGCCCTGGTGCGTCCCACGGCCGACCAGCGCCCGGTGCAGCTGTCCGCCCGCGCGCCGCAGGGCAGCGACGCCTACGTGCGCGCCGACCAGCAGCGGCTGATGCAGGTGCTGCTGAACCTGCTTTCCAACGCCATCAAGTACAACCGCTCGGGCGGCGCGGTGGAGCTCCTGGCCCGGCCGGCGGTGGGGGCGGATGGAAGCGCGTTCCTGGCCATCGGCGTGCGCGACACGGGGCCGGGCATTCCCCCCGACCGCCTGGGCGAGCTGTTCGTCGCGTTTTCGCGGCTGGGGGCGGAGCGCTCCGGGGTGGAGGGCACCGGGCTGGGACTCGCCCTATCCCAACGCCTGGTGGAGGTGATGGGCGGGCAGCTGCGGGTGGAAAGCGCCGTGGGCGAGGGGAGCACCTTCTGGGTGGAGCTTCCGGTCACCGAAAGCCCGCGCGAGCGGCTGGAGCCCGGGTGGACCGATGGGGCGCGGGCGGACACGGCGGCCCGGCCGGCCCGCACCATCCTGTACGTGGAAGACAACCTGGCCAACCTGGACCTGGTGGAAACCATCCTGATGGACCGGCCGGAGATCAGCCTGATCCCCGCGCTGCAGGGGCGGCTGGGGCTTCAGCTGGCGCGCGAGCACAGGCCGGACCTGGTGCTGCTGGACCTTCACCTTCCCGACATCTCGGGCGAGATGGTGCTCCACGAGTTGCGCGCTGACGAGCGCACGCGCCACGTCCCCGTGCTGGTGATCAGCGCCGATGCCACCACCCGCCAGGTCGAGCGTCTGCGTGCGGCGGGTGCGCGCGACTACCTGACCAAGCCCCTGGACGTGGACCAGTTCCTCACGGCGGTGGACGCCGCGCTGGGCGTGGAAGCGTAGGACGGAGTCGATCGCCGGTGCATGCGGCGGGGTGCCTCCGGCGCGCTGGGCACGAAGGTCGCAGCCCGGGAGCGCAGGTACCCGGCAATCCATGGACAGGAGGCACGCAGTGGCAGACGCGAGCACGTT carries:
- a CDS encoding PAS domain S-box protein yields the protein MSHPDLTSTPPQTAASEADLLRARVAELERQLDEARTAGAALAENEQRYRALVDADPDGVVIIDAESTIVAVNPAMCRIFGYPAHQMVGKPLTVLMPHRLRAGHMGGTRRYMMTGERSIPWRGVQVPALRRDGSEFPVEINFGEYRRDGQRFFAGFMTDITERVRDQEALQFQTTLLQAQSNVAIDGILVSHQGRVLNMNRRYAEIFNVPEELRAPERCVEMFAWAVRQAADPDGYRRTIEGLREDFQTVHRDEVLLADGRVLDRYSAPLASEAGEVYGRIWMVRDITERKQFEVKLKEAKEAAEAANEAKSEFLSRMSHELRTPMNSILGFGQLLQRSPLPADQARSVEHILKAGRHLLNLINEVLEIARIEANQQQLSLEPVHAATLLNEALALVRPTADQRPVQLSARAPQGSDAYVRADQQRLMQVLLNLLSNAIKYNRSGGAVELLARPAVGADGSAFLAIGVRDTGPGIPPDRLGELFVAFSRLGAERSGVEGTGLGLALSQRLVEVMGGQLRVESAVGEGSTFWVELPVTESPRERLEPGWTDGARADTAARPARTILYVEDNLANLDLVETILMDRPEISLIPALQGRLGLQLAREHRPDLVLLDLHLPDISGEMVLHELRADERTRHVPVLVISADATTRQVERLRAAGARDYLTKPLDVDQFLTAVDAALGVEA